ATGTTAAAAAACAATACCAGCGTAATCACAAATTATTTGAACAGGATGCTGAGACGATGCCTGTATTTGGAACTATTGCCTCACAATTCAATGACCCTGGAGCAAATACCTTATACAAAGCTTTAATAAGTAAGATTGTTGAAAAAACAGGAGTCTCCTTAGATTCAACTTTTGAGATTAGCAGAGAAATGTCGGAGAAGATTTTTGTAATCCCTCCAAAAAGAAGCCGTTACCTATCAGAAATTGCAGATGCCAATAGAAACTACAATGAATGGGTAGGACAGCAAAAAGAAGTTGCTCAAGAGCTTTATGCTTTACAAACCTCTATTAAGTCTATCGAGCGAGCTAATGTTGAAGATAAAGACCGTTTAATAAAGCAGTTGCAAGAAGTTTATAATGAAAAAGCTTTAGATATAGACCCTAAAAATATGCTGCTTTTAGAGGCTTGGAATGATGTTAAAAATGACTATAAGAGAGAACATTACTCCTTTAAAGTCAGGAATAAAGAGTTAAAGATAAAGACACATACTGAATCCCTATCAGGTTCGCAAATACCTAAAATATCTGTGCCAAAATATTCTGGATGGGGCGATATATTACAGTGGCAACTACAAGAAAATTTACCAGGAAAATTCCCATTTACTTCAGGGATCTTCCCATTCAAAAGAGAAGGAGAGGATCCAACACGAATGTTTGCTGGTGAAGGTGGCCCTGAACGAACAAATAAACGTTTCCATTATGTGAGTTTAGGAATGCCTGCTAAACGTTTGTCAACAGCCTTTGACTCCGTCACTCTATATGGTAACGACCCTGATTATAGACCAGATATTTATGGTAAAATTGGTAATGCAGGTGTTTCTATTTGCTGTCTGGACGATGCTAAAAAATTATACTCTGGTTTTGACTTGTGTAATTCGTCCACATCTGTTTCAATGACGATTAATGGACCCGCTCCAATGTTATTGGCATTTTTTATGAATGCTGCTATTGACCAACAATGTGAATTGTATATTAAGGAAAATGGACTTGAAAAAGAAGTTCAAAAGAAAATAGACTCATTGTACAAAGGCAAAAAGCGTCCACAATACCAAGGTAATTTGCCTGAAGGTAATGACGGTTTAGGTTTAATGTTACTCGGCGTCACAGGAAATCAAGTATTGCCAACTGATGTTTATGAGAAAATAAAGCGAGAGACTCTTAAAGTAGTAAGAGGAACGGTTCAGGCAGATATTTTAAAAGAAGATCAGGCACAAAATACCTGTATATTTTCAACTGAGTTTGCACTCAGAATGATGGGTGATGTACAACAGTACTTCATTGAAAAAGAAATAAGAAATTTTTATTCTGTATCTATTTCAGGATATCATATAGCTGAAGCAGGAGCAAATCCAATTTCACAATTGGCATTTACTCTAGCAAATGGCTTTACTTATGTAGAGTATTATTTAAGTAGAGGAATGGATATTAATAAGTTTGGACCTAACTTATCATTCTTTTTCTCAAATGGTATTGATCCAGAATATGCCGTAATTGGTAGAGTTGCCAGAAGGATTTGGGCAAAAGCAATGAAGCAACGTTATGGAGCAAATGAGCGTTCTCAAATGCTTAAATATCATATTCAAACATCTGGTCGATCATTGCATGCTCAAGAAATAGATTTCAACGACATTAGAACTACTCTACAGGCATTGTATGCCATATACGATAATTGTAACTCATTACATACCAATGCTTACGATGAAGCCATTACTACTCCAACTGAAGATTCTGTAAGACGAGCAATGGCGATTCAGTTGATAATCAATAAGGAACTTGGATTAGCTAAAAATGAGAATCCACTTCAAGGCTCATTTATTATTGAGGAATTAACGGATTTAGTTGAAGAGGCCGTTTTGGTTGAGTTTGATAGAATTACGGAAAGAGGTGGTGTCTTAGGTGCTATGGAAACTATGTACCAACGTTCTAAGATTCAAGAAGAATCAATGCACTATGAAATGCTTAAGCATACTGGTGAGTATCCAATTATTGGAGTAAACACCTTCTTAAATTCGAAAGGCTCGCCTACAATAATCCCTTCAGAGGTTTTTCGTGCTGCAAAAGAAGAAAAGGAGTATCAGATAGAAATGCTTATCAACTTAATAGAAAACAACAGTAGTGCTTCAAAACAAAAGATTGAGGAGCTACAACAGTCTGCTATTCAAAATCAAAATATTTTTGAGGTAATGATGGAAGCTGCAAAAGTATGTTCACTCGGACAGATTACCAATTCTCTTTTTGAAGTAGGTGGTCAGTACCGAAGAAATATGTAGTTATTCAAAAGCTTTCTTTTGGGTTTGGGTTTCTTTTAATTTGCTTTCGGATTTTTTGAGATTTTCTTCGATACCTTTTTGTTCTTCTTCTAGATTAACAATCTTATTTTCTGAAAGTCTTATGTTTTCAGTGTTTTCGTTAATACCATTAGTCTCCTTTTCAATTTGTTTTTCAATTTTCTTTTTCTCTTGATTTAGCGATTTAGATTCCTTTTCAAGTAGCTTTAGTTGTTCTTCTAGAGCCATTTCATCATGCTCTGTTATTTCTTTTTTAATGTTTGAAATATTTTCTTGATTAGTTTGAATTTTTGTTTCTAGTTCCTTTATGGCATTTTCTTCGTTAGCTACTGAGGTTTTTAGAGTTTCGATTTCTCCGATACTCTCGAGGATAAGTTTGTCAATTTGTTTGATTTTCTTTCTCCCAGCCTTGTCTAATTTATCGTGCTTTTTGAGAGCTGCCTTTTCTGTTTCATTACCTTTCATTGAAGAGTTTTGGATAGCTATCTGACCATTTTTTATTGCGATTTTTTCTTTGTGTTTATTTATTTCTTTCAACAATGACTTATTAGTTTTTTCTAAACCAGTGATATTTTTTTGCATGCCTTTTATGCTTTTTGATGCAATTTCAGATTCTTTACTTCTTATTTTATCATCATTCTTTAAAATCAGTTTTTCCTGAGATGATAGGCTTTGCTTCAAATTTTCTATTTCATGGTTTGAGTTTTTAATACTGGTGGTATATTTACTGATATTCTTATATTGACTTTCTTGATTTTTTTTAGCTTGATTTATTTTTTTTTCAGTGACTTTATTTCGTTTTCTTGTTTGTCGATAAGTTCAATATAGACTAATTCAACAGCTTCATTTGCGATGTTTTTCACGACTTTTTTATAGTTATTTATTTCGCTCGGTGTTTTCTCTTCACTAATTTCTGATTCTTCATTGGCAAAGTAAGAGTACAATATGGCATTACCGTTGTTTTCAGTGATTTTGAATTTTCCTTTACTTTTGATTACTCTCTAATGAAAATTCACTCACTAAAAATTCGTTATCACTACCTTTTATTGGAGTTAGCTTGGCATTATAGGCTTTAAAAATGGTTTTTAAAGCCTTCTCTACATTGCTCTTAGATACTTTATCAAATTGGGTTTGAATTACGGGTAAACTTCCACTGTTAAAATTAAATTCTGTGCTAATAGCTTCAGTAAAGTTTTGTGCATTTGCACTAATAACTATGCAGGTAATAATGCTTAGAGTATTGATTAATTTTTTCATGTTTTAAGTTTTTCAATTAGTTGTCATTCCAGTTCATACACCACTAAAGTTTCCCAACTTGCTGTATTTGTTGTGAGTTGCGGATCGGTAAGGTATATTTCGTAAGGCTGTGGTTTAAGCTGATATCCATTTTTATCACAAAATGCTCTAATCTTTTCATGGGTTTTGAAAATAGTTCTATAATCACCTTTGTGTATAGCTTGAGCACTTAGTGTTGCTGGTTTTTCCGAGTATTCCATTTTTGCTGGCAAGGGGCTTGAAACAGGGACTTCTATAAACATTCCAGATTTTAAAACAACTTTATTTTCTTCGCCAGGCGTGTTTGGAAATTCCTCATATTGGGCAAATGGAGAGCTCGTTGGCATTATTCCATTTTCTGCAAGAAAAACAAAAATAGTATTGTAACTTTCAGAAAGTGAAGAACTAATACCTTCTGTTGAGCAGCTCGTTGTAATCGAGATTACGTTCTGACTACCCCAGTCTTTTATACTAACTTCACCGCTTTCTGAAGGTATAGATTCACAATAATTTTTAAGAAGTTGTAATCCTTTTTCATGGTCGGACTTCATCATTTTAGTCATTACAGGACCAAATATTCGTGCTAAGAATGGTAGTTCTCCATAATTTTTCCAACTAACCTCAATACCGCTATTATTAGGGGCTAATTCAAAACTAGCTTGGAAAGGTGAATTATCTTTTATGGTAATTTTATATTCAAGTGATTTAAGAAAAATAGTATTAGTCAATTCAATTGCACCTTCTCCAGAATTTTCACTTTTCCATTTTCTTACGGCACCAACTTCATATGGTTTTGGCGAAAGACTTGTTTTTATAGTAGTATCCGTACTTAACCAAGGGTCCCAATTTTCCCAATTTGAAAAGTCACTAATTTGATTGTAAACTATAAAAGGGCTACTATCAATTTCTATAGAGGTTTCAACTTCAAATTCTCTGTCAAAGAAAAAATTAGCAATAAGGTAAATAGTGAGTATTCCTAAAAGTGCGTATAAAATTGATTTGATGAATTTCATATCTAAAGTTTAAATCATATAGCCTCTGAAAACATAGGCAAGAAAAGCAAAAATTACAACAGAAAAAACAAATAGGATACTTCCTTTGTAGTGTATCCTATTTACTTTAAAATCTTTCACATAAGACCATATTAAGTAGCCAATGAAAGCTATTGCAAAACAAATTGCAAAAACCCAATGGCCAGAAGTAATATTTTCCATTACTTATTTAAAATAATATTAAAGTCTATTAAAACATCATCGTTGATTGCTTTATCACCTAAGTTTTCAAAGAAAGAGCCAGAATCGTACTTAATATCAAATTTTGTTCTGTCAAAAGAGAAAGTTCCTGAAACTTCCAATTCAGATTTTGATTCTTTCAGCTGCATAGGAAAAGATATTACACCTTTGATGCCTTTGATAGTAATATTACCAAATACATCAAATTTTCCTTTGCCAAGAGGCGTAGCTTTAATCATATCAAAACTAACTTCTGGGTATTTTTTAACGTTAAAAAAATCTTCACTTTTAAGGTGACCAACAAGTTTGTTGCTATATTTTTCAGATTTGATATCATCATTAGTAATCGTATTCATATCTACCACAAAATTTGCAGAAGCTATTTTTCCATGATCCATAAAGACATTACCACTTTTTAATGAAACGTGACCATCATGACCACCAGTTACTTTTTCTGCTTTCCAAACGACTTTACTCTTGCTTACATCAACAGTATATTTATCGACATGCGTAGTAAATGCTGATAAAACAAACAAAGCACTTAAAACAATTGCTATTTTTTTCATAATTATAGTTTTGAATTTGATATTTACGTTACAAAATTAACTTATTTTGAAACAAATTAGTATTTATAAATGGAAGATAAGATAAATAAGGTTAAAAAATTTCACGAAGTATTTTTAATTGGAAATGAAGAGGAATTAAAAAGAGATGTAGATGAACCTACCTTTCTTTTGCGTCACAGACTGATGCATGAAGAAAATGAAGAGTATTTGGAAGCTTGTAGAAATGAGGATGTTGTAGAAATTGCAGATGCACTTGGGGATATGTTGTACATCTGGTGTGGAACAGTGCTAAAACACGGGATGCAAGATGTTATCGCCGAAATTTTTGACGAGATTCAAAGGAGCAATATGTCAAAACTTGATGAGTCAGGACAGCCTATTTTTCGTGAAGATGGAAAAGTGTTAAAAGGGGCTAACTATTTCAAGCCTAACATCAAAAAAATATTAGAAAAGCATGTTGGAAGTCTTTAGACTAAACTTTTCTGACAGTTTATTTTCTGATGTTCGAGCGATAAGACAAAGTGTTTTTGTTGAAGAGCAAGGCGTTAGCAGCTCAAAAGAAAACGATGAGTTTGAACAGGAAGCCTTTCACTATTTACTAAGATATAATAGCAGAAATATTGGTGCGGCTAGAAGGAGAACGACCAGCAATGGTATTAAATTAGAGCGTTTTGCTATTCTAAAGAAATTCAGAGGTAGAGGAATGGGCAAAAAGCTCGTAAAGGAAGTATTGATGGATGTAAAAGATTCTGATAAACAGATTTACCTTCATGCTCAAATTCAAGTCGTTGACTTTTACGAAAATTTAAATTTTGTAATAGAAGGAGAGTTGTTTGAAGAAGCTGGGATTAATCATTATAAAATGATATTTAAATCTCCATAGTCCACCCAAAAGTATCTTCGACTTTTCCATATTGAATACTTAACAATTCTTTCTTTAAAAATTGCCCGTATGATTTTGGTGTTTGTTTTTCAATATGGATGTCTAAATCCCTAAAAGTAATTTTGTCAATTGGGTTAAGTGTAACTGCTGTTCCCACACCAAATGCTTCTTGTAAAGTATTGTTTTTGTAAGCTTGCACAATTTCCTTCACAGAAATTTTTCTTTCTTCAACTTCAATGCCTTTTTGTTTTGCAATAGCGATAACACTATCTCTAGTAATTCCTCCTAGAATACTATCGCTAAGTTGAGGAGTTATAAGGGCGTCATTTATTCTAAACATAATGTTCATAGTACCAGACTCCTCAATGTATTCATGATTTTTGGCATCGGTCCAAATAACTTGAGTATAGCCATCATTTTGAGCATCTTTAGTTGGTGCAAATGCAGCGGCATAATTTCCTGCAGCTTTAGCAAAACCAGTTCCACCTTCAACAGAACGTGCAAATTTTTCTTCGATTTTTAAATTGGTTTCACCTTTATAATAACTCGCAGTGGGTGATGTAATTATCATAAATCGATAGTTTGAAGATGGAGTAGCACGAATAAACTCACTGTCAGCAATCATAAAAGGTCTTATATAAAGTGACTTTTCATCAGAATGAGGAATCCAGTCGCTATCCACTTTTAAAAGTTCAGTCAAGCCATTCATGAATAAATCTTCATCAATGGTTGGCATGCATAATCGTTCTGCTGAAGTGTTAAATCGCTTTAAGTTATCAAGGGGTCTAAATAGAAGTATTTTCCCCTCTTTATTTTTATAGGCTTTCATGCCTTCAAAAATAGCTTGACCATAGTGAAATACATGCGTACTTGGAGCTACACTTATTGGTCCATAAGGAATTATTTCTTCATCACACCATTTACCATCTTTAAAGTTGGCAGTAAACATATGGTCGCTAAAACTTTTACCGAAAGAAAGGTTGTCAAAATCGGTATTAGCTAATTTAGAATAAGTTGTTTTAGTGATTTTCATCAACAGATTTATTTTAAATATCTAAAATCGTGATTATCTTCTATCTTTAACAATGCATTATAGATTAGGTCAATTACATTTTCAACATCATCTTTATGAACGCTCTCTACAGTAGTATGCATATACCTTAATGGTAACGAAATAAGTGCAGAAGCAACACCTCCTGTAGAGTATGCAAAAGCATCTGTATCAGTGCCTGTAGCTCTAGAAGCAGCAGCTCTCTGGAATGGAATTTCATTCTTTTCTGCTACATCAATTATTAAGTTCAGTAAATTATTTTGAACGGCAGGCCCATAAGTTAAAACAGGTCCTTTGCCACTAAACAAATCACCTTGTTTGATTTTATTAATCATTGGTGTTTGAGTGTCATGACAGACATCAGTAACTATGGCAACGTCAGGATTAATTCTTTCCGTTATCATTTGAGCTCCGCGTAATCCTACTTCTTCTTGAACGGAATTAGTTATGTATAGTCCGAATGGTAATGACTTTTTATTTTTTTTTAAAAGTCTAGCTACTTCAGCAATCATAAATCCACCAATTCTGTTGTCTAAAGCTCTACCAACGTAATAAGAATCATTTAGAATCATGAATTCATCTTTATACGTTACAACACAGCCAACATGAACACCAAGTTTCTCAACCTCTTCTTTACTACTACAGCCACAGTCAAGGAATATGTTATCTAGTTTGGGTGACTTCTCATCAGCACCGTGTCGAGTATGAATTGCTGGCCATCCAAAAATGGCATCAACTGTTCCGTTTTTAGTGTGTATATTAACCCGTTTTGAAGGAGCAATTTGATGGTCACTACCACCATTTCTTCTAAGGTAAATAAAACCTTCTTTAGTTATATAATGAACAAACCAAGATATCTCGTCGGCATGTGCTTCGATAACAACCTTGTACTTAGCTTCTGGATTTATGACACCAACAACAGTACCGTAGGTGTCAACAAAGTAATCCTCAACATATGGTTTGATATATTCTAACCATAATTTCTGTCCTTCACTCTCAAAACCTGTAGGAGAGGCATTATTAAGGTATTCCTCCAAAAATTTTATTGAATTCTTGTTAGTCAAAGTCTTTTTAGCCATAATACAGTCGGGTTTGAATTTTGGACTGCAAATCTAAGAAAATATAGTTAATTTGTCGAATGAATGGACTAAAAGTGATATTTACAAAGGACGGTAGTAAGACCTTACACATGCAAGAGCTAAATGTGCAATACCACTCAATTCATGGAGCTATAAATGAAGCCAAACATGTTTTTATTAAAAATGGGCTTAGAGAATGCAATCAAGAGAATATTACCATTTTTGAAATGGGTTTTGGAACAGGCTTAAATGCCTTTATGACCTTTCTAGAGTCTAATAAGTCATTACAAAATGTGCGTTATTATACTATTGAAAAAAATCCTTTATCAATAAACCTTACTGAGTCTTTAGATTACCCTGAACAACTTAATGCTGGTGAAGAAAAGTCTATTTTTTCAAATCTTCATTCTTCTGAATGGAATGTCTTAACAACTATTTCACCTACTTTTGAGTTCTTTAAAATTAGTGGTGATATCCAAAATCTACATCTTGATGAAAAGGTTGATTTGATTTATTACGATGCTTTTGGGCCTAGAGTACAGCCTGACTTATGGATTGAAAAAAT
The nucleotide sequence above comes from Flavobacteriales bacterium. Encoded proteins:
- a CDS encoding methylmalonyl-CoA mutase family protein, whose translation is MQEPKPYKPKNNIRIVTAASLFDGHDAAINIMRRIIQATGCEVIHLGHDRSVEEVVNCAIEEDANAIAMTSYQGGHTEYLKYMYDLLQEKGASQIRIFAGGGGTILPEEIKELHEYGISRIYHPDDGRAMGLQGMINDLVEKSDFPTGKGVENCAKDLSNVQNIARLISAAENFPDEAKNELAEISKLAKESKTPVLGITGTGGAGKSSLVDELVRRFLIDFSDKRLAIISVDPSKRKTGGALLGDRIRMNSIKNKRVYMRSLATRQANLALSAHVNKALDILKVANFDLIILETSGIGQSDTEILEHSDASLYVMTPEYGAATQLEKIDMLDFADLIAINKFDKRGSLDALRDVKKQYQRNHKLFEQDAETMPVFGTIASQFNDPGANTLYKALISKIVEKTGVSLDSTFEISREMSEKIFVIPPKRSRYLSEIADANRNYNEWVGQQKEVAQELYALQTSIKSIERANVEDKDRLIKQLQEVYNEKALDIDPKNMLLLEAWNDVKNDYKREHYSFKVRNKELKIKTHTESLSGSQIPKISVPKYSGWGDILQWQLQENLPGKFPFTSGIFPFKREGEDPTRMFAGEGGPERTNKRFHYVSLGMPAKRLSTAFDSVTLYGNDPDYRPDIYGKIGNAGVSICCLDDAKKLYSGFDLCNSSTSVSMTINGPAPMLLAFFMNAAIDQQCELYIKENGLEKEVQKKIDSLYKGKKRPQYQGNLPEGNDGLGLMLLGVTGNQVLPTDVYEKIKRETLKVVRGTVQADILKEDQAQNTCIFSTEFALRMMGDVQQYFIEKEIRNFYSVSISGYHIAEAGANPISQLAFTLANGFTYVEYYLSRGMDINKFGPNLSFFFSNGIDPEYAVIGRVARRIWAKAMKQRYGANERSQMLKYHIQTSGRSLHAQEIDFNDIRTTLQALYAIYDNCNSLHTNAYDEAITTPTEDSVRRAMAIQLIINKELGLAKNENPLQGSFIIEELTDLVEEAVLVEFDRITERGGVLGAMETMYQRSKIQEESMHYEMLKHTGEYPIIGVNTFLNSKGSPTIIPSEVFRAAKEEKEYQIEMLINLIENNSSASKQKIEELQQSAIQNQNIFEVMMEAAKVCSLGQITNSLFEVGGQYRRNM
- a CDS encoding GyrI-like domain-containing protein, which codes for MKFIKSILYALLGILTIYLIANFFFDREFEVETSIEIDSSPFIVYNQISDFSNWENWDPWLSTDTTIKTSLSPKPYEVGAVRKWKSENSGEGAIELTNTIFLKSLEYKITIKDNSPFQASFELAPNNSGIEVSWKNYGELPFLARIFGPVMTKMMKSDHEKGLQLLKNYCESIPSESGEVSIKDWGSQNVISITTSCSTEGISSSLSESYNTIFVFLAENGIMPTSSPFAQYEEFPNTPGEENKVVLKSGMFIEVPVSSPLPAKMEYSEKPATLSAQAIHKGDYRTIFKTHEKIRAFCDKNGYQLKPQPYEIYLTDPQLTTNTASWETLVVYELE
- a CDS encoding YceI family protein, with protein sequence MKKIAIVLSALFVLSAFTTHVDKYTVDVSKSKVVWKAEKVTGGHDGHVSLKSGNVFMDHGKIASANFVVDMNTITNDDIKSEKYSNKLVGHLKSEDFFNVKKYPEVSFDMIKATPLGKGKFDVFGNITIKGIKGVISFPMQLKESKSELEVSGTFSFDRTKFDIKYDSGSFFENLGDKAINDDVLIDFNIILNK
- a CDS encoding nucleoside triphosphate pyrophosphohydrolase family protein, giving the protein MEDKINKVKKFHEVFLIGNEEELKRDVDEPTFLLRHRLMHEENEEYLEACRNEDVVEIADALGDMLYIWCGTVLKHGMQDVIAEIFDEIQRSNMSKLDESGQPIFREDGKVLKGANYFKPNIKKILEKHVGSL
- a CDS encoding GNAT family N-acetyltransferase — protein: MLEVFRLNFSDSLFSDVRAIRQSVFVEEQGVSSSKENDEFEQEAFHYLLRYNSRNIGAARRRTTSNGIKLERFAILKKFRGRGMGKKLVKEVLMDVKDSDKQIYLHAQIQVVDFYENLNFVIEGELFEEAGINHYKMIFKSP
- a CDS encoding branched-chain amino acid aminotransferase, whose protein sequence is MKITKTTYSKLANTDFDNLSFGKSFSDHMFTANFKDGKWCDEEIIPYGPISVAPSTHVFHYGQAIFEGMKAYKNKEGKILLFRPLDNLKRFNTSAERLCMPTIDEDLFMNGLTELLKVDSDWIPHSDEKSLYIRPFMIADSEFIRATPSSNYRFMIITSPTASYYKGETNLKIEEKFARSVEGGTGFAKAAGNYAAAFAPTKDAQNDGYTQVIWTDAKNHEYIEESGTMNIMFRINDALITPQLSDSILGGITRDSVIAIAKQKGIEVEERKISVKEIVQAYKNNTLQEAFGVGTAVTLNPIDKITFRDLDIHIEKQTPKSYGQFLKKELLSIQYGKVEDTFGWTMEI
- a CDS encoding M42 family metallopeptidase, whose product is MAKKTLTNKNSIKFLEEYLNNASPTGFESEGQKLWLEYIKPYVEDYFVDTYGTVVGVINPEAKYKVVIEAHADEISWFVHYITKEGFIYLRRNGGSDHQIAPSKRVNIHTKNGTVDAIFGWPAIHTRHGADEKSPKLDNIFLDCGCSSKEEVEKLGVHVGCVVTYKDEFMILNDSYYVGRALDNRIGGFMIAEVARLLKKNKKSLPFGLYITNSVQEEVGLRGAQMITERINPDVAIVTDVCHDTQTPMINKIKQGDLFSGKGPVLTYGPAVQNNLLNLIIDVAEKNEIPFQRAAASRATGTDTDAFAYSTGGVASALISLPLRYMHTTVESVHKDDVENVIDLIYNALLKIEDNHDFRYLK
- the mnmD gene encoding tRNA (5-methylaminomethyl-2-thiouridine)(34)-methyltransferase MnmD; translation: MNGLKVIFTKDGSKTLHMQELNVQYHSIHGAINEAKHVFIKNGLRECNQENITIFEMGFGTGLNAFMTFLESNKSLQNVRYYTIEKNPLSINLTESLDYPEQLNAGEEKSIFSNLHSSEWNVLTTISPTFEFFKISGDIQNLHLDEKVDLIYYDAFGPRVQPDLWIEKIFCKISAIMKPESILVTYCAKGEVKRILKRLGFVVETLAGPPGKREMIRAKKIK